One Vicinamibacterales bacterium DNA window includes the following coding sequences:
- a CDS encoding glycosyltransferase, which yields MATTWHVLTGEYPPDCGGVGDYTAALAAALADTGDEVHVWTPSAGPAAGEAQARRVSLHVLPDVFGRGSRATLARAFASAPGPVLLQYVPNALGARGGNLAFCRWFSRLAPRVADVRVMFHEPYFYFRWSRPWSASNGLALIQRMMARTLLRGASRVYFSTESWTRYLSAPQPPQTLPVPSSIPIAAGAAEIARVRAAATGADHAAQLVGHFGTYGAHVTGQLDARLPALVARMPSIRLALLGAGGSAYLSRLAGAAPAVAARAWAPDRLEPAALACALRACDLLVQPYPDGITTRRTSAMAGLKNGVATVSTTGALTEAVWEETGAVALAPAGDVGAFVDRSEALLRDPAARTSLASRAASVYASRFSMEHTLDVLRGPHRS from the coding sequence ATGGCGACGACCTGGCACGTGCTGACCGGCGAGTACCCGCCGGACTGCGGCGGCGTTGGCGACTACACGGCCGCCCTGGCGGCCGCGCTCGCTGACACCGGTGACGAGGTGCACGTGTGGACGCCGTCCGCCGGTCCGGCCGCCGGTGAGGCCCAGGCCCGCCGTGTTTCCCTGCACGTCCTGCCCGACGTCTTCGGTCGCGGCTCGCGCGCCACGCTGGCGCGAGCGTTCGCCTCGGCGCCGGGACCGGTTCTGCTCCAGTACGTGCCGAACGCGCTCGGCGCCCGCGGCGGCAACCTCGCGTTCTGCCGATGGTTCTCGCGCCTGGCTCCGCGCGTCGCCGACGTGCGGGTCATGTTTCACGAGCCGTACTTCTATTTCCGCTGGTCGCGCCCGTGGTCTGCCTCGAACGGACTGGCCCTGATACAGCGCATGATGGCGCGCACCCTGCTGCGCGGCGCGTCCCGCGTTTATTTCTCGACCGAGAGCTGGACGCGCTATCTGTCGGCGCCGCAGCCGCCGCAGACGCTGCCGGTTCCGTCGAGCATCCCTATCGCGGCCGGCGCCGCCGAGATCGCGCGGGTCCGCGCGGCGGCGACGGGGGCGGATCACGCCGCCCAGCTCGTCGGGCACTTCGGCACCTACGGTGCGCACGTGACCGGTCAGCTCGACGCGCGGCTGCCGGCGCTCGTCGCGCGCATGCCGTCGATCCGTCTGGCGCTGCTCGGGGCTGGCGGCAGCGCGTATCTGTCGCGCCTGGCCGGCGCCGCGCCGGCGGTCGCCGCGCGCGCCTGGGCGCCCGATCGTCTCGAGCCGGCGGCGCTCGCATGCGCCCTGCGCGCCTGCGATCTGCTCGTGCAACCGTATCCGGACGGGATTACCACGCGCCGCACGTCGGCGATGGCGGGTCTCAAGAACGGCGTCGCCACCGTCAGCACGACCGGGGCGCTCACCGAGGCGGTGTGGGAAGAGACGGGGGCGGTGGCGCTCGCGCCCGCCGGCGACGTGGGAGCCTTCGTCGACCGATCCGAAGCGCTGCTGCGGGACCCCGCCGCGCGCACCTCGCTCGCCAGCCGCGCCGCGTCGGTCTACGCGTCACGATTCTCCATGGAGCACACGCTCGACGTGCTCCGCGGCCCGCACCGATCGTGA
- a CDS encoding glycosyltransferase family 4 protein: MRILLVNEARMGGGGVESYLAALVPELRARRHEVALLYANTRAEQGPTDVNVDPSWSVRDLGLPPAIDAARAWRPDVCFAHNMRYLEIDEAIVGQWPTIKMMHAYAGACLSGHKAFSFPAAVACPRACNAGCLVYFLPRRCGRLRPDVMVTQYRWARRQQALLPRYDGVVVASEHMRGEFGRYGAARIATIPLFTAGPAASGGVRDIDVAFFGRLTPLKGPDLLIEALAHASRALARPLRALVAGDGPLRPDLVARTSASGADVQIDVPGWLHAAERDAALARTSVLAVPSRWPEPFGLVGLEAARFGVPSVAFDTGGIRTWLSDGVNGLLVPPSEGPRGFGDTLARALGDERRLAALSANAREASARFSAAAHIDALEQVLQQWRRPGTC, from the coding sequence ATGCGCATTCTGCTCGTCAACGAAGCGCGGATGGGCGGCGGCGGCGTCGAATCGTACCTCGCGGCGCTCGTTCCCGAGTTGCGCGCGCGCCGGCACGAGGTGGCGCTGCTCTACGCCAACACCCGCGCCGAACAGGGCCCGACCGACGTCAATGTGGATCCGTCGTGGAGCGTGCGCGACCTCGGGCTGCCGCCGGCGATCGATGCGGCCAGGGCGTGGCGTCCCGACGTCTGCTTCGCGCACAACATGCGCTACCTGGAAATCGACGAGGCGATCGTCGGCCAGTGGCCGACGATCAAGATGATGCACGCCTATGCCGGGGCGTGCCTGAGCGGTCACAAGGCGTTTTCGTTTCCGGCGGCCGTTGCGTGTCCACGCGCCTGCAATGCCGGCTGCCTGGTCTATTTCCTGCCGCGGCGATGCGGACGGCTGCGGCCGGACGTGATGGTGACGCAGTACCGATGGGCGCGCCGCCAGCAGGCACTGCTGCCGCGATACGACGGCGTGGTCGTCGCGAGCGAGCACATGCGCGGTGAATTCGGCCGCTACGGCGCCGCGCGCATCGCCACGATCCCGTTGTTCACGGCCGGTCCGGCGGCGTCCGGAGGCGTCCGCGACATCGACGTCGCCTTCTTCGGTCGGCTGACGCCGCTCAAGGGTCCGGACCTCCTGATCGAGGCCCTCGCGCACGCCAGCCGCGCACTCGCACGCCCGCTCCGCGCGCTGGTCGCCGGCGATGGCCCGCTCCGCCCGGATCTCGTCGCGCGTACGTCTGCGTCGGGCGCCGACGTGCAGATCGACGTGCCGGGGTGGCTGCACGCGGCGGAGCGGGATGCAGCGCTAGCCCGCACCTCGGTCCTGGCGGTGCCGAGCCGCTGGCCCGAGCCGTTTGGACTGGTCGGCCTCGAGGCGGCGCGCTTCGGTGTGCCGTCCGTGGCGTTCGACACCGGCGGCATTCGCACGTGGCTGAGCGACGGCGTCAACGGGCTCCTCGTGCCCCCATCGGAGGGGCCGCGCGGATTCGGCGACACGCTCGCGCGCGCATTGGGCGACGAGCGGCGCCTTGCGGCCCTCTCGGCGAATGCGCGGGAGGCGTCGGCGCGCTTCTCCGCGGCCGCGCACATCGACGCGCTCGAGCAGGTGCTCCAGCAATGGCGACGACCTGGCACGTGCTGA
- a CDS encoding class I SAM-dependent methyltransferase yields the protein MNAGFAPVDRCWVCDGGALARAFDARYELSAFAGQDPPLAAYSGEPIEIRRCAACGFAQPGALPALDRYFDRIYDQQWAPHWVEAEHAATYKDDIFADVLRALDARLPARPRRLLDVGAHAGRLMSLAQRAGWDVEGLELNPRTAAQAAAATGAPVHHGNIFTVTPRPPFDAVTLIDVLEHIPDPRRALGRAAGWIRPGGAIAVKVPNGGAQRLKESVRGIVRPGYRPTLADNLVHVNHFTPASLRLALERCGFTAVTVAAAAPEMPEGHRIDRLVRRAVFAAARHVPGGLHTPLALNLFAIARRS from the coding sequence ATGAACGCAGGCTTCGCCCCCGTGGACCGGTGCTGGGTGTGCGACGGCGGAGCGCTCGCGCGGGCCTTCGACGCGCGCTACGAGCTGTCGGCGTTCGCGGGCCAGGATCCGCCGCTCGCCGCGTACTCCGGCGAACCGATCGAGATCCGCCGGTGTGCCGCCTGCGGATTCGCGCAGCCTGGCGCGCTGCCCGCGCTCGATCGATACTTCGATCGCATTTACGACCAGCAGTGGGCGCCGCATTGGGTCGAAGCGGAGCACGCGGCGACGTACAAGGACGACATCTTCGCTGACGTGCTGCGGGCGCTCGACGCGCGTCTGCCCGCGAGGCCGCGACGGCTGCTCGACGTTGGCGCGCATGCCGGCCGGCTGATGAGCCTGGCGCAGCGCGCCGGATGGGACGTCGAGGGGCTCGAACTCAATCCCCGGACGGCCGCGCAGGCGGCGGCCGCGACCGGCGCGCCCGTCCACCACGGGAACATCTTCACGGTCACGCCGCGGCCGCCGTTCGATGCGGTGACGCTGATCGACGTACTCGAACACATTCCCGATCCGCGGCGCGCCCTGGGGCGCGCGGCCGGATGGATCCGGCCGGGCGGCGCGATCGCGGTGAAGGTGCCCAATGGCGGCGCGCAGCGGCTGAAGGAATCGGTCCGCGGGATCGTGCGCCCCGGCTATCGTCCGACGCTGGCCGACAATCTCGTCCACGTGAATCACTTCACGCCGGCGTCGCTGCGGCTGGCGCTGGAGCGCTGCGGATTCACGGCGGTGACGGTTGCGGCGGCCGCACCGGAGATGCCCGAGGGACATCGCATCGATCGCCTCGTGCGGCGTGCGGTCTTCGCCGCCGCGCGCCACGTCCCGGGTGGCCTGCACACCCCGCTCGCTTTGAACCTCTTCGCCATCGCGCGCCGCTCATGA
- a CDS encoding glycosyltransferase family 4 protein, producing the protein MTWLAATGDFAAHGGMDRANYALASWLAGHGRDVHLVAHRVAADLAARPEVTVHGVPRPFGAHLVGAPLLARAARRVRRRLPRRAGVLMNGGNGVDGAPTWVHYLHAAYAPEVAVSIRTRVSASLGRRYYLAREAAALATAPLVICNSATTAADVQRCYGVPAAKTRVVYYGIDAALFAPVREDERRAARAALRLPDDLPVAIFIGALGDRRKGFDRLFEAWRSLSSGGRWDAALIVVGAGVEQAHWAARAQAAGLKGVQVLGFRTDVPQLLAAADLLVHPSRYEAYGLGVHEAICRGLPAIVSAGAGIAERFPPELAPLVLPAGAGTDEVAAALRRWHADPAAWRRHAAPLSATLRARGWDEMAADIAEAVEAA; encoded by the coding sequence ATGACCTGGCTGGCCGCGACCGGCGATTTCGCCGCGCACGGCGGGATGGACCGCGCCAACTACGCCCTCGCCTCGTGGCTGGCTGGCCATGGGCGCGACGTGCATCTGGTCGCGCATCGGGTGGCCGCGGATCTCGCGGCACGTCCGGAAGTCACGGTGCACGGAGTGCCGCGGCCCTTCGGCGCGCACCTCGTCGGCGCGCCCTTGCTCGCGCGCGCCGCGCGCCGCGTCCGCCGCCGCCTGCCGCGTCGCGCCGGCGTGCTGATGAACGGCGGCAATGGCGTCGACGGCGCGCCGACCTGGGTGCACTACCTGCACGCCGCCTACGCGCCCGAGGTGGCGGTGTCGATCCGGACGCGCGTCTCGGCCTCGCTCGGGCGGCGCTACTATCTCGCGCGTGAGGCGGCGGCGCTCGCCACCGCCCCGCTCGTGATCTGCAACAGCGCGACGACGGCGGCCGACGTGCAGCGCTGCTACGGCGTACCGGCGGCGAAGACGCGCGTTGTCTACTACGGCATCGACGCGGCACTCTTCGCACCCGTGCGTGAGGACGAGCGACGCGCCGCGCGCGCTGCGCTGCGGCTTCCCGACGACCTGCCTGTGGCGATCTTCATCGGCGCGCTCGGCGATCGGCGCAAGGGTTTCGATCGGCTGTTCGAGGCCTGGCGTTCGCTGTCGTCCGGCGGCCGCTGGGACGCAGCATTGATCGTCGTCGGCGCCGGCGTCGAACAGGCGCACTGGGCCGCGCGCGCGCAGGCGGCGGGGCTGAAGGGTGTGCAGGTGCTGGGGTTCCGGACCGACGTGCCGCAACTGCTCGCGGCCGCCGATCTCCTGGTCCATCCATCCCGGTACGAAGCCTACGGTCTGGGCGTGCACGAGGCGATCTGCCGCGGGCTGCCGGCGATCGTCAGCGCCGGCGCCGGCATCGCGGAGCGATTCCCGCCCGAACTCGCCCCGCTGGTGCTGCCGGCGGGTGCGGGCACGGACGAGGTCGCGGCCGCGCTTCGCCGCTGGCACGCCGATCCTGCCGCCTGGCGGAGGCACGCGGCGCCGCTCTCGGCGACGCTGCGCGCGCGAGGCTGGGACGAGATGGCGGCCGACATCGCCGAGGCGGTGGAGGCGGCATGA
- a CDS encoding glycosyltransferase family 4 protein — MRVALLSVSADVGGSEAILLTLLRELAARPGIEPVLILPRHGPLEARACAAGAATRIVPMPASLLAFGEWSMRRLGDLGRQTATLARALAGARAYGGAIAAAIDELKPDVIHTNGFKMHVLAARAAPAGVPLVWHVHEYLTPRPLSRTLLRHHARRAAAVVANSRSVAADLVAVLGGRAPVTTIYNAVDLAEFTPGGDEVDLDALAGLPPLASSVCRVGLLATFARWKGHDVFLRAVQQASVPLRAYVIGGPVYDTAGSQVSLDDLRARACELGVADRVGFTGFIDRPARALRALDVVVHASTEPEPFGLVIAEGMACGKAVIVSRAGGAAELIVEDVDAVAAMPGDAAGLAAAIDRLAADPALRARLGDEAHRTALRRFSPAVFAGAFVDLYARAGRMGVPA, encoded by the coding sequence GTGCGGGTAGCGCTGCTGAGCGTGTCGGCGGACGTCGGCGGCTCGGAAGCCATCCTGCTGACGCTGCTGCGAGAACTCGCCGCCAGGCCGGGGATCGAACCGGTGTTGATCCTGCCGCGTCACGGACCACTCGAGGCGCGCGCCTGCGCGGCTGGAGCGGCGACGCGGATCGTGCCGATGCCGGCGTCGCTGCTGGCGTTCGGAGAGTGGTCGATGCGAAGGCTCGGCGATCTCGGCCGTCAGACGGCGACGCTCGCCCGCGCCCTCGCCGGCGCGCGCGCCTATGGCGGCGCCATCGCCGCCGCGATCGACGAGTTGAAGCCTGACGTGATCCACACCAACGGGTTCAAGATGCACGTGCTGGCGGCGCGCGCCGCGCCGGCGGGCGTCCCGCTCGTCTGGCACGTGCATGAGTACCTGACGCCGCGGCCGCTCAGCCGCACGCTGCTGCGCCATCACGCCCGCCGCGCCGCCGCCGTCGTCGCCAATTCGCGCAGCGTCGCCGCCGATCTCGTGGCGGTGCTTGGCGGCCGGGCGCCGGTGACGACGATCTATAACGCCGTCGATCTCGCGGAGTTCACTCCGGGCGGCGACGAGGTCGATCTCGACGCGCTCGCCGGGCTGCCGCCGCTGGCGTCGAGCGTGTGCCGGGTCGGCCTGCTCGCCACGTTCGCACGGTGGAAGGGGCACGACGTGTTCCTGCGCGCCGTGCAGCAGGCGTCGGTGCCGCTTCGCGCGTACGTGATCGGCGGGCCCGTCTACGACACTGCCGGCAGTCAGGTGAGCCTCGACGATCTTCGTGCCCGCGCCTGCGAGCTGGGCGTCGCCGATCGCGTCGGCTTCACCGGGTTCATCGATCGCCCGGCCCGCGCGCTGCGGGCGCTCGACGTGGTGGTGCACGCGAGCACCGAGCCCGAGCCGTTCGGGCTCGTGATCGCCGAAGGCATGGCCTGCGGCAAGGCGGTCATCGTCAGCCGTGCCGGCGGCGCGGCCGAGCTCATCGTCGAGGACGTCGATGCCGTCGCGGCGATGCCGGGGGATGCTGCCGGGCTGGCCGCGGCGATCGACCGGCTCGCGGCCGATCCGGCGCTGCGCGCGCGACTCGGCGACGAGGCTCATCGGACGGCGCTGCGACGGTTCTCTCCGGCGGTCTTCGCCGGGGCCTTTGTCGATCTGTATGCCCGTGCAGGGCGGATGGGGGTTCCGGCATGA
- a CDS encoding methyltransferase domain-containing protein, which yields MTRVEADAGLQERAARSLGRAHDRIHRTAMNMLEARGAGGRLLDAGCGTGDLWRLASARFTACTGIDAVRYPGLPDAVGFVPANLDAPLPLEDASVDAAAAIEVIEHLENPRAFVRELARVTRPGGWIAITTPNQLSLLSLSCLIAKGVFVAFQDGDYPAHRTALLEVDLRRIAAESGLEDVAVEYTRWGRLPLSPWHYPAPLAAIAPRRLSDNVALVGRRCG from the coding sequence GTGACGCGCGTGGAGGCCGACGCCGGCCTGCAGGAGCGCGCGGCGCGCAGCCTGGGCCGCGCACACGATCGGATCCACCGCACGGCGATGAACATGCTCGAGGCGCGCGGCGCCGGCGGACGGCTGCTCGACGCCGGCTGCGGTACGGGCGACCTCTGGCGGCTCGCGTCGGCACGCTTCACTGCCTGCACGGGGATCGACGCCGTTCGGTATCCCGGACTACCGGACGCGGTCGGCTTCGTGCCCGCCAACCTCGACGCGCCGCTTCCGCTCGAAGACGCGAGTGTCGACGCCGCCGCTGCCATCGAAGTGATCGAGCATCTCGAGAATCCGCGCGCCTTCGTGCGCGAGCTGGCGCGGGTCACCCGCCCCGGCGGCTGGATCGCGATTACCACCCCCAACCAGTTGAGCCTGCTCAGTCTGTCGTGCCTGATCGCCAAGGGCGTGTTCGTCGCGTTCCAGGACGGCGACTACCCGGCGCATCGCACCGCGCTTCTCGAGGTCGATTTGCGTCGCATCGCCGCCGAATCAGGGCTCGAGGACGTCGCGGTCGAATACACACGCTGGGGCCGGCTGCCACTCTCTCCGTGGCACTACCCGGCGCCCCTGGCCGCGATCGCGCCGCGCCGTCTGTCCGACAATGTCGCGCTGGTGGGGCGCCGGTGCGGGTAG
- a CDS encoding glycosyltransferase — MRVLHVAAGNLYGGVERILEEMAAHAPAGSAHAFALSFQGRVVSGLDAAGAERHDLGPVRFSRPLSVWRARRRLRRLVGSFDRVVAHSPWAFAIAAPLLPVGTRVLVAHDALDGSHWTERRTARRVPSLVICNSQYTSRAVAQWLPAVRRAVVLPPVSAPPAAAADRDATRREFGAAPDTTVIVIASRFESWKGHLDLLQAASTLHGNWRVWIAGGPQRPHEAAYERQLRAAASSPSLQGRVAFLGERRDLARLLAAADVHCQPNTTPEPFGIAFVEALDAGLPVVTFDFGGASEIVTEACGILLPASDRGALAGALQRLVDDVAARRRLGDAGPPRARWLCDPATQVARFQEALQ; from the coding sequence ATGCGCGTCCTGCATGTCGCCGCCGGCAACCTCTACGGCGGCGTCGAACGGATTCTGGAAGAAATGGCCGCGCACGCGCCGGCAGGCTCGGCGCACGCCTTCGCGCTGTCGTTCCAGGGACGCGTCGTCTCCGGGCTCGACGCCGCCGGGGCCGAGCGCCACGATCTGGGGCCGGTACGGTTCAGCCGACCCCTGTCGGTCTGGCGCGCGCGCCGTCGTCTCCGGCGGCTCGTCGGATCGTTCGATCGCGTGGTCGCGCACTCGCCGTGGGCGTTCGCAATCGCCGCGCCCCTGCTGCCGGTCGGCACCCGCGTGCTCGTCGCTCACGATGCCCTCGACGGATCGCACTGGACGGAGCGGCGTACGGCCCGACGGGTTCCCTCGCTGGTGATCTGCAACAGCCAGTACACCTCGCGCGCGGTGGCGCAGTGGCTGCCGGCGGTACGTCGCGCCGTCGTACTGCCGCCGGTCTCGGCTCCGCCCGCCGCCGCCGCTGACCGCGACGCGACGCGGCGGGAATTCGGCGCGGCACCCGACACGACCGTCATCGTCATCGCCAGCCGCTTCGAGTCGTGGAAGGGGCACCTCGACCTGCTGCAGGCCGCGTCGACACTCCACGGCAACTGGCGGGTGTGGATTGCGGGCGGACCGCAGCGTCCGCACGAGGCCGCCTATGAGCGGCAGCTGCGGGCCGCCGCGTCGAGCCCAAGCCTGCAGGGGCGGGTCGCGTTTCTCGGCGAGCGCCGCGACCTCGCTCGGCTGCTGGCCGCCGCGGACGTGCATTGTCAGCCCAATACCACGCCGGAGCCGTTCGGCATCGCGTTCGTCGAGGCGCTCGACGCGGGTCTGCCGGTCGTCACCTTCGACTTCGGCGGCGCCTCGGAGATCGTCACCGAGGCCTGCGGCATCCTGCTGCCGGCGTCCGATCGCGGCGCGCTCGCCGGGGCGCTGCAGCGGCTGGTCGACGATGTGGCGGCGCGGCGACGCCTGGGCGACGCCGGTCCGCCGCGCGCGCGATGGTTGTGCGATCCGGCCACCCAGGTGGCGCGGTTCCAGGAGGCACTGCAGTGA
- a CDS encoding SLBB domain-containing protein, with protein sequence MTTMVLLALVLQQPAAPAAPAPAEAQEYLIGPQDKLDIIVIPDVFSDRHVTVDVDGTFQYKDLGRLKAQDLTHGQVEAEIRELLIRRSLHNSPTVKVEVVEFRSKMIYVNGDGVKLPSSFRVQGNDNLMSAIYQAGGFTSRAGSSISIRRRSIGGTQATEIRIPRSDVEQGTGLAATFHLQDGDVINVPEAGHVFVRGEVMAGGVYDLSENAKTVLDMINAAGGFSKFARRDGITITRVVEAKPQQIKVDKDLTLAVQPNDVIEVPRRRW encoded by the coding sequence ATGACCACGATGGTGTTGCTCGCGCTCGTCTTGCAACAGCCCGCGGCGCCGGCGGCGCCCGCGCCCGCCGAGGCGCAGGAATATCTCATCGGCCCGCAGGACAAACTCGACATCATCGTGATTCCCGACGTCTTCAGCGACCGGCATGTCACGGTCGACGTCGATGGCACCTTCCAGTACAAGGATCTCGGACGGCTCAAGGCTCAGGATCTGACGCACGGCCAGGTCGAGGCCGAAATCCGCGAGCTGCTGATTCGGCGCAGCCTCCATAACAGTCCCACCGTGAAGGTCGAGGTGGTGGAGTTCCGCTCGAAGATGATCTACGTCAACGGTGATGGCGTAAAGCTGCCGAGCAGCTTCCGGGTCCAGGGAAATGACAATCTCATGTCGGCCATCTACCAGGCCGGCGGGTTCACGTCGCGGGCGGGCTCGTCGATCAGCATCCGCCGCCGCTCGATTGGCGGCACCCAGGCGACGGAGATCCGGATTCCGCGCAGCGACGTCGAGCAGGGGACAGGGCTCGCCGCGACGTTCCACCTCCAGGACGGCGACGTGATCAACGTGCCGGAAGCCGGGCACGTGTTCGTCCGCGGCGAGGTCATGGCCGGCGGCGTCTACGACCTCAGCGAGAACGCCAAGACCGTGCTCGACATGATCAACGCGGCCGGCGGCTTCAGCAAGTTCGCCCGCCGCGACGGCATCACGATCACCCGCGTCGTCGAAGCGAAGCCGCAGCAGATCAAGGTCGACAAGGATTTGACGCTGGCGGTGCAGCCCAACGACGTCATCGAGGTGCCGCGCCGGCGCTGGTGA
- a CDS encoding outer membrane beta-barrel protein, with protein MTRFSLTLTAIALMTSAHAASAQSSQAAATDPVDTATIRLGPVGLNPALMIRDVGRDNNVFNDPDNPRSDFTATISPRVELVTSPGPMRLSYITTTDYVYYQTYTSERGTNLGNQIRTDFEFGPFQPSFDAHFDNTRERPNREIDTRARHHDRNYGGNLRVQLPADIFVSAGARQTQTTFDPGVEFRGQDLATTLDRTDDLLEAGAGVALTPLTTFQVDVGRERARFDFTPERDSQTLRIMPKVTFSPLAMLNGSASFGYRRFTTHSPDVPNFRGFVSSVTLASTVLEHHHIETTFARDLQYSYEEAVPEYIETGLTVGWNWAGGGPLDARLYGSRSRLHYRSPTLADGKTDDVAHTFGFTVAWRLAAYLRAGVNGDWRGRASDRSADRAYDNRRIYATFTWGKVS; from the coding sequence ATGACACGTTTCTCTCTGACGCTGACCGCGATCGCCCTGATGACATCCGCTCACGCGGCTTCGGCGCAGTCGTCGCAGGCGGCCGCGACGGATCCGGTCGACACGGCGACGATCCGCCTCGGCCCGGTGGGGCTGAACCCCGCGCTGATGATCCGGGACGTCGGGCGCGACAACAACGTCTTCAACGATCCGGACAACCCGAGGTCCGATTTCACTGCCACGATCTCTCCGCGGGTGGAACTGGTCACGAGCCCTGGGCCGATGAGGCTCTCTTACATCACCACGACCGACTACGTCTACTACCAGACCTATACGTCCGAGCGCGGGACCAATCTCGGCAACCAGATTCGCACCGACTTCGAGTTCGGCCCTTTCCAGCCGTCATTCGATGCGCACTTCGACAACACGCGCGAGCGTCCCAACCGCGAGATCGACACCCGTGCGCGCCACCACGATCGGAACTACGGCGGCAACCTGCGGGTGCAGCTCCCGGCCGACATCTTCGTGAGCGCCGGCGCCCGCCAGACACAGACCACGTTCGATCCGGGCGTCGAGTTCCGCGGCCAGGACCTCGCCACCACGCTCGACCGGACTGACGACCTGCTGGAGGCGGGCGCGGGCGTCGCGCTGACGCCGCTCACCACGTTCCAGGTCGACGTCGGGCGCGAGCGGGCGCGGTTCGACTTCACGCCCGAACGCGATTCGCAGACGCTGCGCATCATGCCGAAGGTGACGTTCAGTCCGCTGGCGATGCTCAACGGCAGCGCGTCGTTCGGCTACCGCCGCTTCACCACGCACTCGCCGGACGTGCCGAACTTCCGCGGCTTCGTCTCCTCGGTCACCCTGGCCTCGACGGTGCTGGAGCACCATCACATCGAGACGACGTTCGCCCGCGACCTGCAGTACTCGTACGAAGAGGCGGTCCCCGAGTACATCGAAACCGGCCTGACCGTCGGCTGGAACTGGGCGGGCGGCGGGCCGCTCGACGCGCGCCTCTACGGCAGCCGCTCGCGTCTCCACTACCGCTCGCCGACGCTCGCGGACGGCAAGACCGACGACGTCGCGCACACCTTCGGCTTCACCGTGGCGTGGCGGCTCGCCGCGTATCTCCGCGCCGGCGTCAACGGCGACTGGCGTGGCCGCGCCTCGGACCGCTCGGCCGACCGCGCCTATGACAACCGGCGCATCTACGCGACTTTCACATGGGGGAAAGTGTCATGA
- a CDS encoding sigma 54-interacting transcriptional regulator translates to MRPRCSTAILPPALLGDSAAVRQIRTILERPAPSPILLLVEEGLEAADVARYVHDCTRGGQAFVRADCGRPDADGLAIELFGVRGRAAATLETLGPGAALLKAGRGTVFLDNLNELPAALQRRLARVLRDGEVCVGGRERTPLEARVIAAAPPSIAADAADGRFRPELLRRFAATPAAIPSLRARAGDVAAIVNRLAADLAAAAGRPVPRFTPAALTMLAALPWTGNVDELRATLQGALARVEDGVIRQEDLLPGVPFEGIVRRLAPAVSLREARRRFEREYIASVLERHGWRMSEAARTLGIERANLYRKTRELGIQRYAPGGRGDS, encoded by the coding sequence ATGCGTCCCCGCTGTTCCACTGCGATTCTGCCGCCGGCGCTGCTTGGTGATTCGGCAGCCGTGCGTCAGATTCGTACGATCCTCGAGCGCCCGGCTCCCAGCCCGATCCTTCTGCTGGTCGAGGAGGGGCTCGAAGCGGCCGACGTCGCGCGATACGTGCACGACTGCACTCGTGGCGGACAGGCCTTCGTGCGCGCCGACTGCGGCCGCCCCGACGCCGACGGGCTCGCGATCGAGCTGTTCGGCGTGCGCGGCCGGGCAGCCGCGACGCTGGAGACACTCGGCCCAGGCGCCGCGCTGCTGAAGGCAGGCCGCGGCACGGTCTTTCTCGACAATCTCAACGAACTCCCCGCCGCGCTGCAGCGTCGTCTGGCCCGCGTGCTTCGCGACGGAGAGGTCTGCGTGGGCGGCCGCGAGCGGACGCCGCTCGAGGCACGGGTCATCGCCGCGGCGCCGCCGTCGATCGCCGCCGATGCGGCCGACGGCCGGTTCCGTCCCGAGCTGCTCCGGCGCTTCGCCGCGACGCCCGCCGCGATCCCATCGCTGCGCGCGCGGGCGGGCGACGTCGCGGCGATCGTGAATCGGCTGGCGGCGGATCTCGCCGCTGCCGCCGGCCGTCCCGTGCCCAGGTTCACACCAGCTGCCCTGACGATGCTGGCGGCGCTGCCATGGACGGGCAATGTCGACGAACTGCGCGCCACGCTCCAGGGCGCGCTCGCGCGCGTCGAAGACGGTGTCATCCGCCAGGAAGATCTGCTCCCGGGCGTGCCGTTCGAGGGGATCGTCCGCCGGCTGGCGCCTGCCGTCAGCCTGCGCGAAGCGCGGCGGCGCTTCGAGCGCGAATACATCGCGTCGGTGCTCGAGCGGCACGGCTGGCGGATGAGCGAGGCCGCCCGTACGCTCGGCATCGAACGCGCCAATCTCTACCGCAAGACGCGTGAACTCGGCATTCAACGCTATGCGCCCGGAGGGCGCGGCGACTCATGA